One stretch of Arachis hypogaea cultivar Tifrunner chromosome 20, arahy.Tifrunner.gnm2.J5K5, whole genome shotgun sequence DNA includes these proteins:
- the LOC112782945 gene encoding uncharacterized protein isoform X1 → MTSPSLHRSFLRSTKTLITLSSHRIISFNFSQNPNQQSFYSSRSNSPFESPSRVQKLIASQSDPLLAKEIFQCASRHPNFRHSYSTYLILILKLGRSRQFSLVDDLVRRLKSESYPITPTLFSYLIRVYGEADLLDKALKTFYTMLQYGFKPLPKDLNRILAILVSHRNFVRPAFDLFRDAHRHGVSPNTQSYNIFMRAFCLNGDVSIAYHQFNKMFKRDIVPDIECYRILMQAMCMKSQVNGAMDLLEDMLNKRFVPDSLTYTTLLNSLCRKKKLREAYKLLCRMKIKRCNPDIVHYNTVILGFCREGRAHDACKVIVDMQNNGCLPNIVSYRTLVGGLCDKGMLDEANNYMKEMLSKGFSPHFAVIHGLVKGFCNVGKIKEACGVLTKSLEHGEASHMDTWAIIIPLICEVDDGVRHRDVLEQVLKIEITGHTRIVDAGIGLENYLIRKIRANPRAS, encoded by the coding sequence ATGACCTCACCGAGTCTGCACAGATCATTTCTCCGTTCCACCAAAACCCTAATCACCCTGTCTTCTCACCGCATCATCTCCTTCAATTTTTCACAGAACCCAAACCAACAATCTTTCTATTCTTCTCGCTCCAATTCCCCATTTGAGTCTCCATCTAGAGTCCAAAAGCTCATAGCTTCCCAATCGGACCCTCTTCTCGCCAAAGAAATCTTCCAATGCGCCTCTCGCCATCCCAACTTTCGCCATTCTTACTCTACCTATCTCATTCTCATCCTCAAATTGGGCCGCTCAAGGCAATTCTCCCTTGTCGATGACCTTGTTCGCCGCCTCAAATCCGAATCCTATCCAATCACTCCTACCCTGTTCTCCTACTTGATCAGAGTCTATGGTGAAGCTGATTTACTTGATAAGGCCCTCAAAACCTTCTACACTATGCTTCAATACGGTTTCAAGCCTTTGCCCAAAGACCTCAACCGCATTCTTGCGATTCTTGTATCCCACCGCAACTTTGTTCGACCTGCATTCGATCTCTTCAGGGATGCTCATAGGCACGGTGTGTCACCCAATACTCAGTCCTACAATATTTTCATGCGGGCTTTCTGTTTGAATGGAGATGTTAGCATTGCCTACCACCAGTTCAACAAAATGTTTAAGAGAGATATTGTTCCTGATATCGAGTGTTACCGGATTCTGATGCAAGCGATGTGTATGAAGAGTCAAGTGAATGGAGCTATGGATTTGTTGGAGGATATGTTGAACAAAAGGTTTGTTCCTGATTCTTTGACTTACACCACTTTGTTGAACAGTTTGTGTAGGAAGAAGAAGCTTAGAGAAGCTTACAAGCTTCTTTGTAGGATGAAGATCAAAAGGTGCAATCCTGACATAGTTCATTATAATACTGTTATATTGGGGTTCTGCAGGGAAGGGCGCGCCCATGATGCTTGTAAAGTTATTGTTGATATGCAGAACAATGGGTGCTTGCCTAATATTGTGTCATATCGAACTTTGGTTGGTGGGTTATGTGACAAAGGAATGCTTGATGAGGCAAATAACTATATGAAGGAGATGCTGTCTAAAGGTTTTTCTCCGCATTTTGCTGTTATTCATGGCCTAGTAAAGGGTTTCTGCAATGTTGGTAAGATTAAGGAAGCTTGTGGAGTTCTAACCAAATCGCTTGAGCATGGGGAAGCTTCTCATATGGATACCTGGGCGATCATAATACCTTTAATATGTGAAGTGGACGATGGTGTGAGGCACAGGGATGTTTTGGAGCAAGTTCTCAAGATTGAAATAACAGGTCATACTAGAATAGTGGATGCTGGCATTGGTTTGGAGAACTACTTAATTAGGAAGATACGAGCCAATCCAAGAGCATCTTAA
- the LOC112782255 gene encoding uncharacterized protein, giving the protein MEAVGQYMQVIAARMLCIGHTTELLGAGEKEYMDKIALLEKTAAEKEKELSKRDGVIAEKMKKAKDQEEEIETLREQIRVLQSQVSQAEVEKDKMVARVRELEVKVWRCLLRALIGVLVKSLFFSPNFDVSRLDVTKIVVGGKFVNDDPDEAEGENVAEARK; this is encoded by the exons ATGGAAGCTGTTGGTCAATATATGCAG GTAATTGCTGCTAGGATGTTGTGTATAGGTCATACTACTGAGTTGTTGGGTGCCGGTGAGAAGGAGTACATGGACAAGATTGCTTTGTTGGAGAAGACTGctgctgaaaaagaaaaagagctttCTAAGAGGGACGGTGTTATCGCCGAGAAAATGAAGAAAGCAAAGGACCAGGAGGAGGAAATAGAGACCCTTCGTGAACAGATTCGTGTTTTGCAGAGTCAGGTGTCCCAGGCTGAAGTGGAGAAAGATAAGATGGTGGCTCGAGTTCGTGAGCTTGAGGTCAAAGTATGGAGATGTTTGCTGCGGGCTTTGATCGGTGTATTAGTCAAGTCTCTATTTTTTTCTCCGAATTTCGACGTTTCAAGGTTAGATGTGACCAAGATAGTGGTCGGAGGGAAGTTTGTTAATGATGATCCCGATGAAGCTGAGGGAGAGAATGTTGCTGAAGCTAGAAAGTAG
- the LOC140183208 gene encoding uncharacterized protein, giving the protein MNETPFKLAFGSDAMIPVEISQGSIRINYFNDVVNNETRQAELDIIEEVRDEEKIRNEAIQQMIRNKYNKRVRPRTLQQGDLVLRRLEDVRKPPGQGKLAANWEGPFRIAKVYGRGSYSLQSLEGADLPNTWNISSLRLYYT; this is encoded by the coding sequence ATGAACGAAACACCTTTCAAATTGGCTTTTGGATCCGATGCCATGATCCCTGTAGAAATATCCCAAGGATCCATAAGGATAAACTACTTCAACGACGTCGTGAACAACGAAACAAGACAAGCCGAATTGGACATAATAGAAGAAGTAAGAGACGAGGAAAAGATCAGAAATGAAGCAATACAACAAATGATACGGAACAAATACAACAAAAGGGTCAGACCACGAACACTACAACAAGGAGACCTAGTCCTTAGACGCCTAGAGGATGTTCGAAAACCACCAGGACAGGGGAAGCTCGCTGCCAACTGGGAAGGTCCCTTCCGAATTGCCAAAGTATATGGCCGAGGATCATACTCGCTCCAAAGCCTAGAAGGAGCCGACCTACCAAACACATGGAACATTTCTTCATTGCGGCTTTATTATACCTAG
- the LOC112782945 gene encoding small ribosomal subunit protein mL103 (rPPR7)-like isoform X2: protein MTSPSLHRSFLRSTKTLITLSSHRIISFNFSQNPNQQSFYSSRSNSPFESPSRVQKLIASQSDPLLAKEIFQCASRHPNFRHSYSTYLILILKLGRSRQFSLVDDLVRRLKSESYPITPTLFSYLIRVYGEADLLDKALKTFYTMLQYGFKPLPKDLNRILAILVSHRNFVRPAFDLFRDAHRHGVSPNTQSYNIFMRAFCLNGDVSIAYHQFNKMFKRDIVPDIECYRILMQAMCMKSQVNGAMDLLEDMLNKREGRAHDACKVIVDMQNNGCLPNIVSYRTLVGGLCDKGMLDEANNYMKEMLSKGFSPHFAVIHGLVKGFCNVGKIKEACGVLTKSLEHGEASHMDTWAIIIPLICEVDDGVRHRDVLEQVLKIEITGHTRIVDAGIGLENYLIRKIRANPRAS, encoded by the exons ATGACCTCACCGAGTCTGCACAGATCATTTCTCCGTTCCACCAAAACCCTAATCACCCTGTCTTCTCACCGCATCATCTCCTTCAATTTTTCACAGAACCCAAACCAACAATCTTTCTATTCTTCTCGCTCCAATTCCCCATTTGAGTCTCCATCTAGAGTCCAAAAGCTCATAGCTTCCCAATCGGACCCTCTTCTCGCCAAAGAAATCTTCCAATGCGCCTCTCGCCATCCCAACTTTCGCCATTCTTACTCTACCTATCTCATTCTCATCCTCAAATTGGGCCGCTCAAGGCAATTCTCCCTTGTCGATGACCTTGTTCGCCGCCTCAAATCCGAATCCTATCCAATCACTCCTACCCTGTTCTCCTACTTGATCAGAGTCTATGGTGAAGCTGATTTACTTGATAAGGCCCTCAAAACCTTCTACACTATGCTTCAATACGGTTTCAAGCCTTTGCCCAAAGACCTCAACCGCATTCTTGCGATTCTTGTATCCCACCGCAACTTTGTTCGACCTGCATTCGATCTCTTCAGGGATGCTCATAGGCACGGTGTGTCACCCAATACTCAGTCCTACAATATTTTCATGCGGGCTTTCTGTTTGAATGGAGATGTTAGCATTGCCTACCACCAGTTCAACAAAATGTTTAAGAGAGATATTGTTCCTGATATCGAGTGTTACCGGATTCTGATGCAAGCGATGTGTATGAAGAGTCAAGTGAATGGAGCTATGGATTTGTTGGAGGATATGTTGAACAAAAG GGAAGGGCGCGCCCATGATGCTTGTAAAGTTATTGTTGATATGCAGAACAATGGGTGCTTGCCTAATATTGTGTCATATCGAACTTTGGTTGGTGGGTTATGTGACAAAGGAATGCTTGATGAGGCAAATAACTATATGAAGGAGATGCTGTCTAAAGGTTTTTCTCCGCATTTTGCTGTTATTCATGGCCTAGTAAAGGGTTTCTGCAATGTTGGTAAGATTAAGGAAGCTTGTGGAGTTCTAACCAAATCGCTTGAGCATGGGGAAGCTTCTCATATGGATACCTGGGCGATCATAATACCTTTAATATGTGAAGTGGACGATGGTGTGAGGCACAGGGATGTTTTGGAGCAAGTTCTCAAGATTGAAATAACAGGTCATACTAGAATAGTGGATGCTGGCATTGGTTTGGAGAACTACTTAATTAGGAAGATACGAGCCAATCCAAGAGCATCTTAA